In Bradyrhizobium sp. 200, the sequence GCTCCGAACACCAGCCGGTCTGAGGACCACGAGCTCGCCCCATTTCTACTTTGCATGGGGTTGTTTTCGAGATTTTGTGTCTGGGTGCCCTTTGGCGACCCGACCAGTCCGATTTATTGACCCGCAAGCGCCGCCATCACTTCCCCGGCCGCTCGCTCTCCACTGTCCCGCGCCCCATGCGCGGTCGAGAAAAACTCCGGCGAGGTTGCTTCTCCCGCGAAGAACAGCCGGCCGTCGACCGGTGCGGCTAGCACCGCCCGATCTCCCGCGTGGCCCGGCAGCGCGTGCGAATAGGACCCGCGCGCAAACGGGTCGTGGGCCCAACGCGATTCCGCCAGCGGCTTTAGCTTGCGGCGAAAATCGTTGCCGAGGATGGAGACGATCTCGTTGATGCTCTCCGCGGCGAGCGCGCCGGGGCCGGCGTCTTCCAGCGATCGTGCAAAACGGCCGCCGAAAAAACCTTCGATGCAGGGCTGGCCGAACGGGCGGATATGGTAGGTGCCCATCGCAGTGCGCATGGTGGCGGCGCGCAGATTGCCCTCTGCCGGCAGTGCTTCCGGTTCGTCGAGCGCGAGCGTCACCTTGTCGGCGAGGCCGAGCGGCAGGCCGCGCGCGGCGCCGACTTTTGCCGGCAGGGGCGGATGAAAGCGGATCGTCTCGTCGGCGATCAGATTGGTCGGCACGGTGACGATGACCTTGTCGGCGGTCAGCGTGCCGCGTGATGTCTCGATGCGGACGCGCTTTGCCGAATGATCGATCAGCGTCACCACGCAATTGAACGCGAGCGGACACGTCGCGCCGTAGGCGGCAATCAGCGCGCCGTAGCCGCGGCGGACGCGCCAGTTGATATCGGTGTCCTCATAAGCGTCCATGTCGAGCAGGGAAACCTGGTCGAGCTCGCAGCCATTGATATAGGTCGAGATCGCATCGATCATCGGATTCCAGCGATTGCCGGGTTCGAGATAGAGACTGGCGGCACAGTCGCGGCCAGTCTTCTCGGCTTCCGCCGCCGCCCGTTCGGCGCGGTCATAGAAGGCATTGAGCGCGCCCATGAAGTCGTCGCGCTCTGCTTGCGGAAACGCCGTGCCGTGGGCGCGGTCGCGCCATGGCGGCAGTGACCGGTTGATCTCGAAGCCGAGCTGCTCGGCTATCCCGACAAACGAATTCTCGTCCGCCGAATGCAGCCAGCCGCAGCCGACGTCGAAGGTGACATCGGGCGAGGCCATGATGGTGTGGGCCCGGCCGCCGACGCGGTCGCGCGCTTCCAGCACGATGACGGAGAGGCCGGAATTCTTCAGCGCATGCGCGGCGCCGAGGCCCGCGGCGCCGGCGCCGATGATGGCGACATCGACTGAGGAGGGGAGGGACATTACTTCGTCTGCTTCATCGTCATGCCCGGGCTTGTCCCGGGCATCCACGTTCTTGTTTAGCAGTATCGAAGACGTAGATGGCCGGGACAAGCCCGGCCCATGACGGTTTGTTGGGCGGGCGGGCGCTTACGCCACCGCTTCCTTGGCCTTTTCCGCGCGCTTGCGGTCGTTGGCGTCGAGGAACTTCTTGCGCAGGCGGATCGACTTCGGGGTCACCTCGACCAGCTCGTCGTCCTCGATATAGGCCAGCGCCTTTTCGAGCGTCATCCGGATCGGCGGCGTCAGGCGCACCGCTTCGTCCTTGGAGGTGGTGCGGATGTTGGTGAGCTGCTTGCCCTTGAGCACGTTGATTTCGAGGTCGTTGTCGCGGGTGTGCTCGCCGACAATCATGCCCTTGTAGACCTTCCAGCCGGGCTCGATCATCATCGGGCCGCGGTCTTCCAGCTTGAACATGGCGTAAGCCACCGCTTCGCCCTGGTCGTTGGAAATCAGGACGCCGTTGCGGCGGCCCTGGATGTCGCCCTTGTAGGGCGCATAGCCGTGGAACAGGCGGTTCATGATCGCGGTGCCGCGCGTATCGGTGAGCAATTCGCCCTGGTAGCCGATCAGGCCGCGGGTCGGCGCATAGAACACCAGCCGCAAGCGGTTGCCGCCGGAGGGGCGCATCTCGATCATCTCGGCCTTGCGCTCGCTCATCTTCTGCACGACGACGCCGGAATGCTCCTCGTCGACGTCGATCACGACTTCCTCGATCGGCTCTTTCCACTGGCCGGTGGCGTCGTCCTTCTGCAGCACGACGCGCGGACGCGACACCGAAAGCTCAAAACCTTCGCGGCGCATGGTTTCGATCAGGATCGCGAGCTGCAATTCGCCGCGGCCCGACACTTCCATGGAGTCCTTGTCGGAGGCCTCGACCACGCGCAGCGCGACATTGCCTTCGGCCTCGCGCAACAGACGGTCGCGGATCATGCGGCTCGTCACCTTGTCGCCTTCGGTGCCGGCGAGCGGCGAGTTGTTGACGATGAACGACATCGAGACCGTCGGCGGATCGATCGGCTGCGCCACCAGCGGTGTCTCGACCGTGGGGTCGCAGAAGGTGTCGGCAACGGTGCCCTTGGTGAGGCCCGCGATGGCGACGATGTCGCCGGCTTCGGCTTCATCCAGCGGGGTACGCTCGATGCCGCGGAAGGCGAGAATCTTGGTGATACGGCCTTGCTCGATGGTCTTGCCGTCGGCGCCAAGCACCTTCACCTGCTGGTTCG encodes:
- a CDS encoding NAD(P)/FAD-dependent oxidoreductase — encoded protein: MSLPSSVDVAIIGAGAAGLGAAHALKNSGLSVIVLEARDRVGGRAHTIMASPDVTFDVGCGWLHSADENSFVGIAEQLGFEINRSLPPWRDRAHGTAFPQAERDDFMGALNAFYDRAERAAAEAEKTGRDCAASLYLEPGNRWNPMIDAISTYINGCELDQVSLLDMDAYEDTDINWRVRRGYGALIAAYGATCPLAFNCVVTLIDHSAKRVRIETSRGTLTADKVIVTVPTNLIADETIRFHPPLPAKVGAARGLPLGLADKVTLALDEPEALPAEGNLRAATMRTAMGTYHIRPFGQPCIEGFFGGRFARSLEDAGPGALAAESINEIVSILGNDFRRKLKPLAESRWAHDPFARGSYSHALPGHAGDRAVLAAPVDGRLFFAGEATSPEFFSTAHGARDSGERAAGEVMAALAGQ
- the typA gene encoding translational GTPase TypA, translated to MNLRNVAIIAHVDHGKTTLVDRLLQQSGTYRENQKVTERAMDSNDLERERGITILAKAASVQWKDTRINIVDTPGHADFGGEVERILNMVDGALVLVDAAEGPLPQTKFVVSKALKVGLKPIVVINKVDRPDARPTEVINEVFDLFAALDASEEQLDFPILYGSAKQGWMADSPDGSHDAGMQPLFDLIVRHVAPPSVEEGPFRMIGTILEANPYLGRIITGRITSGSIKPNQQVKVLGADGKTIEQGRITKILAFRGIERTPLDEAEAGDIVAIAGLTKGTVADTFCDPTVETPLVAQPIDPPTVSMSFIVNNSPLAGTEGDKVTSRMIRDRLLREAEGNVALRVVEASDKDSMEVSGRGELQLAILIETMRREGFELSVSRPRVVLQKDDATGQWKEPIEEVVIDVDEEHSGVVVQKMSERKAEMIEMRPSGGNRLRLVFYAPTRGLIGYQGELLTDTRGTAIMNRLFHGYAPYKGDIQGRRNGVLISNDQGEAVAYAMFKLEDRGPMMIEPGWKVYKGMIVGEHTRDNDLEINVLKGKQLTNIRTTSKDEAVRLTPPIRMTLEKALAYIEDDELVEVTPKSIRLRKKFLDANDRKRAEKAKEAVA